One Pseudodesulfovibrio senegalensis DNA segment encodes these proteins:
- a CDS encoding sigma-54 interaction domain-containing protein, with protein MPMLNEIRSYVKRSAQVIAQVVGIDVEVVDARLVRLAGTGVYASGVGSSISEEGEVYRHVMDTRTPLIMDNPREHPLCRDCPNRDECREVLSVCTPITDGADVAGVIGLVCFDERERQRILDNRQTYLDFIDRMADMLSHKMADRREHARAEELLDMMMQVVDVNNRGIVVFDAAGRVSFINRQARRELDMETGAGLSDALPELQVERTGDYVSDLEEFVVNVHGMRRTLVGRMQDLPPGSSEFSRVLVFETLPRVARRMSQFADGVERTGLDAILGRSRSIKALKAQIRRVAASTSTVLVTGESGTGKELVARAIHASSDRNDQPFIAINCGALPDNLLESELFGYTRGAFTGANPKGKIGKFELAHGGVIFLDEIGTLPLYLQVKLLRVLQERQFCRLGSNRLIHVDIRVIAASNENLGELITQGRFREDLFYRLNVIPLETPPLRERPEDLAVLGAFFLNRYCERFGKQSAPLHESVLAAFREYDWPGNVREFENAIEYMVNMMPDGGPVHPGLLPGKLLDALGRASSAAQPAGESEAGTDPQLLPLKVLERRAVRDALQHFGADTRGKKLAAESLQIGIATLYRKIKEYDLKL; from the coding sequence ATGCCCATGCTGAATGAAATACGGTCGTATGTGAAGCGGTCCGCGCAGGTGATCGCACAGGTGGTTGGCATTGACGTGGAAGTGGTGGACGCCCGTCTGGTGCGTCTGGCTGGCACCGGGGTGTATGCCTCGGGCGTGGGCAGCAGCATCAGTGAAGAGGGCGAGGTATACCGGCATGTCATGGACACCCGGACTCCGCTGATCATGGACAATCCCCGCGAGCACCCCCTGTGCCGCGACTGCCCCAACCGCGACGAATGCCGCGAGGTGCTTTCCGTGTGCACGCCCATCACGGACGGCGCGGACGTGGCCGGGGTCATCGGGCTGGTCTGTTTTGACGAGCGCGAGCGGCAGCGTATTCTGGACAACCGCCAGACCTATCTGGATTTCATCGACCGCATGGCCGACATGCTTTCCCACAAGATGGCGGACCGCCGGGAACACGCACGTGCCGAGGAGCTGCTGGACATGATGATGCAGGTGGTGGACGTGAACAACCGGGGCATCGTGGTCTTTGACGCCGCGGGCCGGGTTTCGTTCATCAACCGGCAGGCGCGGCGCGAGCTGGATATGGAAACCGGAGCTGGGCTGAGCGACGCTCTGCCCGAACTGCAGGTGGAACGCACCGGGGATTACGTTTCCGACCTTGAGGAATTCGTGGTCAACGTGCACGGCATGCGGCGCACGCTGGTGGGCAGGATGCAGGATCTGCCGCCCGGCAGTTCGGAATTTTCGCGGGTGCTGGTATTCGAGACCCTGCCGCGCGTGGCCCGGCGCATGTCACAGTTTGCGGACGGGGTGGAGCGCACCGGGCTGGATGCGATCCTTGGCCGTTCGCGCAGCATCAAGGCGCTCAAGGCCCAGATCCGGCGGGTGGCCGCGTCCACGTCCACGGTGCTGGTGACCGGGGAATCCGGCACGGGCAAGGAGCTGGTGGCCCGGGCCATCCATGCGTCCAGCGACCGCAACGACCAGCCGTTCATTGCCATCAACTGCGGCGCATTGCCCGACAATCTTCTGGAAAGCGAATTGTTCGGCTACACGCGCGGCGCATTCACCGGGGCCAACCCCAAGGGCAAGATCGGCAAGTTCGAGCTGGCCCACGGCGGAGTCATTTTTCTGGACGAGATCGGAACCCTGCCCCTGTACCTGCAGGTCAAGCTGCTGCGCGTATTGCAGGAACGCCAGTTCTGCCGCCTCGGGTCCAACCGGCTCATCCATGTGGACATCCGGGTCATCGCCGCGTCCAATGAAAATCTTGGTGAGTTGATCACCCAGGGCCGGTTCCGCGAAGATCTTTTCTACCGCCTGAACGTCATCCCGCTGGAAACACCGCCCCTGCGCGAGCGTCCCGAGGATCTGGCCGTACTGGGCGCATTTTTCCTGAACCGCTACTGCGAACGCTTCGGCAAGCAGTCCGCGCCCCTGCATGAATCCGTGCTGGCCGCGTTCCGCGAGTACGACTGGCCGGGCAACGTGCGCGAGTTCGAGAACGCCATCGAATACATGGTCAACATGATGCCGGACGGCGGTCCCGTGCATCCGGGGCTGTTGCCGGGCAAGCTGCTGGACGCGCTGGGCCGGGCCTCATCTGCGGCGCAACCGGCCGGGGAATCCGAGGCCGGGACAGACCCGCAACTGCTGCCGCTCAAGGTGCTGGAACGCCGTGCCGTGCGCGATGCGCTGCAACATTTCGGCGCGGACACCCGGGGCAAGAAGCTGGCTGCGGAGTCCTTGCAGATCGGCATCGCCACCCTGTACCGCAAGATCAAGGAATACGATCTCAAGCTCTGA
- a CDS encoding MarC family protein codes for MISLFFSLYIKLFFLLTPFFVLTVFLSMTKGMELPEQRRIAIRVAVAAIIIGLVLYSVGNKIFATLGITLDAFRIGAGALLFLSAVQLVSGKSGPDTPEDDGDISVVPLAMPVTIGPATIGTLLILGAELHTTAAKLLGGAAMVAAGMSVGLLLLLGPAIRRLVGKMGLSMLQKITGLVLSALSAQIMFTGIRNFLG; via the coding sequence ATGATTTCCCTATTTTTCAGCCTGTACATAAAACTGTTCTTCCTGCTCACGCCGTTCTTCGTGCTCACGGTGTTCCTGTCCATGACCAAGGGCATGGAACTGCCCGAACAACGGCGCATAGCCATCCGCGTTGCCGTGGCCGCCATCATCATCGGACTGGTGCTCTACTCCGTGGGCAACAAGATATTCGCCACGCTGGGCATTACGCTGGACGCGTTCCGCATCGGGGCCGGGGCACTGCTGTTCCTTTCCGCGGTGCAGCTTGTCAGCGGCAAATCCGGACCGGACACGCCCGAAGACGACGGCGACATTTCCGTGGTACCGCTGGCCATGCCCGTGACCATCGGCCCGGCCACCATCGGTACGCTGCTGATTCTGGGCGCGGAACTGCACACCACCGCGGCCAAGCTGCTGGGCGGCGCGGCCATGGTGGCGGCGGGCATGTCCGTGGGCCTGCTCCTGCTGCTCGGCCCGGCCATCCGCAGGCTGGTGGGCAAAATGGGCCTGTCCATGCTCCAGAAAATCACCGGGCTGGTGCTCTCGGCACTCTCCGCCCAGATCATGTTCACGGGCATCCGCAACTTTCTCGGATAA